In Victivallis lenta, the following proteins share a genomic window:
- a CDS encoding MATE family efflux transporter has protein sequence MELFGIRKSFNRRNFIGRGGYLEICRIAYPLIIMSASNSVMQFVDRWFLAHHSTLDVAAAMPAGILYFTLFCFFMVTCNFTSAMVAQYHGAHDRQNLLRAVWAGQTVAVAAGLFITFIIPVLGLAILGGTNHNPELVGREMDYFISLLPSGVFVCAAAPFYSFFSGQGRTLPVAVINIGGCLLNIPLNWMFIFGHCGLPPLGIYGAGIASSICAGLSMIAIVIYFYSQNQRKIPTRRRWEFHPDLALRLFRYGAPAGFQTLVDVGAFTLLAFLIGDLGPTALAASVIALSINNIFFVPLTGLADSTAIVVGQYIGRRRQGIAEKAVYRAWRISAIYAFAGVLIYICFPEALATFFAPQQDSGVNFDEVVKICTGVLTAAAMFNACDSIKFIFMGGLRGAGDTLAIFLLNSLTAWGVLVPGMILLTKWYPATIHQVWAFVAFCGFIDAMIFLWRFSSGKWRKIRMIEQPAENAR, from the coding sequence ATGGAACTGTTCGGAATTCGCAAATCATTCAACCGCCGTAATTTCATCGGCCGCGGCGGCTATCTCGAAATCTGCCGGATCGCTTATCCGCTCATCATCATGAGCGCGAGCAACAGCGTCATGCAGTTCGTCGACCGCTGGTTCCTGGCGCATCACTCGACGCTCGACGTCGCCGCCGCCATGCCGGCCGGCATCCTGTACTTCACGCTGTTCTGCTTTTTCATGGTCACCTGCAATTTCACGTCGGCCATGGTTGCGCAGTACCACGGGGCGCACGACCGGCAGAACCTGCTGCGCGCGGTGTGGGCCGGGCAGACGGTCGCCGTCGCCGCCGGCCTCTTCATCACATTCATAATCCCGGTCCTCGGGCTTGCGATCCTCGGCGGGACCAACCACAATCCCGAGCTGGTCGGCCGCGAGATGGACTATTTCATTTCGCTGCTGCCGAGCGGCGTGTTCGTCTGCGCCGCCGCGCCGTTCTACTCTTTCTTCTCCGGACAGGGACGCACGCTGCCGGTCGCCGTCATCAACATCGGCGGCTGCCTTCTGAACATCCCGCTGAACTGGATGTTCATCTTCGGGCATTGCGGCCTGCCGCCGCTCGGCATCTACGGCGCCGGAATCGCCTCGAGCATCTGCGCGGGACTGAGCATGATCGCGATCGTCATCTACTTTTACAGCCAGAACCAGCGGAAGATCCCGACCCGCCGTCGCTGGGAGTTTCACCCGGACCTCGCGCTGCGCCTGTTCCGCTACGGTGCTCCGGCCGGGTTCCAGACGCTGGTGGATGTCGGCGCCTTCACGCTCCTGGCGTTCCTGATCGGCGACCTCGGACCGACCGCGCTTGCGGCGAGCGTCATCGCGCTCTCGATCAACAATATCTTTTTCGTGCCGCTGACGGGCCTGGCGGATTCGACCGCGATCGTGGTCGGCCAGTACATCGGACGCAGGCGGCAGGGAATCGCGGAAAAGGCGGTTTACCGCGCCTGGCGGATTTCGGCGATCTACGCATTCGCCGGTGTATTGATCTACATCTGCTTCCCGGAAGCGCTGGCGACGTTTTTCGCTCCGCAGCAGGATTCCGGCGTCAACTTCGACGAAGTCGTGAAAATCTGCACCGGCGTACTGACCGCCGCCGCGATGTTCAACGCCTGCGACAGCATCAAGTTCATCTTCATGGGCGGCCTGCGCGGCGCGGGCGACACGCTGGCGATCTTTCTGCTGAACAGCCTGACCGCCTGGGGAGTCCTGGTGCCGGGCATGATCCTGCTGACCAAGTGGTATCCGGCGACGATTCACCAGGTCTGGGCCTTCGTCGCCTTCTGCGGCTTTATCGACGCCATGATCTTCCTCTGGCGGTTCAGCTCCGGCAAATGGCGGAAGATCCGGATGATCGAGCAGCCGGCCGAAAACGCCCGCTGA
- a CDS encoding site-2 protease family protein encodes MNLFITQLFEDPQRFFIWLLVVIFSICCHEFMHAWAALKQGDPTAADEGHLTLNPMKQMGPFSLVMLAVCGIAWGRVPVRPWQMRHRHSDALVSLAGPATNFGLFLIFGILFYVCYRAGVENQAALMLLELGSVLNIVLCLFNLLPVPGLDGFAILKSFFPKLGEVNSEWSSGAFLVAFMLLFFVGFRYVALAGGFMFYLLCGTLVGIFG; translated from the coding sequence ATGAATTTGTTTATCACGCAATTGTTTGAAGATCCGCAGCGCTTTTTCATCTGGCTGCTGGTCGTGATTTTTTCGATCTGCTGCCACGAGTTCATGCACGCCTGGGCGGCGCTGAAGCAGGGGGACCCGACCGCGGCGGACGAGGGACACCTGACGTTGAACCCGATGAAGCAGATGGGGCCGTTTTCACTCGTCATGCTTGCCGTCTGCGGCATTGCCTGGGGGCGGGTTCCGGTCCGGCCGTGGCAGATGCGGCACCGCCACAGCGATGCGCTTGTTTCGCTGGCGGGACCGGCCACGAATTTCGGGCTTTTCCTGATTTTCGGCATCCTGTTCTACGTCTGTTACCGGGCCGGCGTCGAAAATCAGGCCGCGCTCATGCTTCTTGAGCTCGGCAGCGTTCTCAATATCGTGCTGTGCCTGTTCAATCTCCTGCCGGTCCCGGGACTCGACGGCTTTGCGATCCTGAAGAGTTTCTTCCCGAAGCTCGGCGAGGTGAATTCGGAGTGGAGTTCAGGGGCGTTTCTTGTGGCCTTCATGCTGCTCTTCTTCGTCGGCTTCCGGTATGTGGCGCTGGCGGGCGGATTCATGTTCTACCTGCTGTGCGGCACACTGGTCGGGATATTCGGCTGA
- the xseA gene encoding exodeoxyribonuclease VII large subunit — MENPQIWSVSDVNHAVREIVEGALLPFWMAGEVGSLTLHRSGHAYFTMKDAKSQIRAVYFGGAAACTRLGIANGSMIEAFGNLSVYEVRGEYQFGIRQLRPAGVGDLRMRFEELKRRLAAEGLFDQERKRPIPKLPGRIGVVTSPSGAAIRDFLQIINRRFPNVNVRIYPCAVQGAGAAEQVARGVEFFNRTDGADVIVVTRGGGSMEDLWPFNEEILARAVASSRIPVVSAVGHEIDFSICDFAADLRVPTPSAAAELVIGRREEMVRELDRSEKDMRYALESALSQARARLDRAAGSFVFREPAHLVRMRRQQLDELDTRLGTAAERFHGQFRARLERLESTLLALDPRRQLERGYAILFDPAQEKPVTSAANVAAGTRLVARLADGSLNVTVDRPGSVPPPPFAAV; from the coding sequence ATGGAAAATCCGCAGATCTGGAGTGTGTCGGACGTAAATCATGCGGTTCGCGAGATCGTCGAGGGCGCGCTGCTGCCGTTCTGGATGGCCGGTGAAGTCGGTTCGCTGACGCTGCACCGTTCCGGGCACGCCTACTTTACGATGAAGGACGCGAAATCGCAGATCCGGGCCGTCTATTTCGGCGGCGCCGCGGCCTGCACGCGGCTCGGCATTGCGAACGGCTCGATGATCGAAGCGTTCGGCAACCTCTCGGTCTACGAAGTGCGCGGCGAGTACCAGTTCGGCATCCGGCAGCTGCGGCCGGCCGGCGTCGGGGACCTTCGGATGCGTTTTGAGGAGCTGAAGCGCAGACTGGCCGCCGAAGGGCTGTTCGACCAGGAGCGCAAGCGGCCGATTCCGAAGCTGCCGGGGCGGATCGGGGTGGTGACGAGTCCGTCGGGGGCGGCGATCCGCGACTTCCTGCAGATCATCAACCGCCGCTTTCCGAATGTGAATGTGCGGATTTATCCGTGTGCGGTGCAGGGGGCCGGGGCGGCGGAGCAGGTGGCGCGCGGCGTCGAATTTTTCAACCGCACGGACGGGGCCGATGTGATTGTCGTAACGCGCGGCGGCGGCAGTATGGAGGATCTCTGGCCGTTTAATGAGGAAATTCTGGCCCGTGCGGTCGCATCCAGCCGGATTCCGGTGGTCAGTGCGGTCGGGCATGAGATTGACTTTTCGATCTGTGACTTTGCGGCCGATCTGCGCGTCCCGACGCCTTCGGCGGCGGCGGAGCTGGTGATCGGCCGCCGGGAGGAGATGGTCCGGGAGCTCGACCGCAGCGAGAAGGATATGCGCTATGCGCTCGAATCGGCGCTGTCACAGGCGCGCGCCCGGCTTGACCGTGCGGCGGGGAGTTTTGTTTTCCGCGAACCGGCGCATCTGGTGCGGATGCGCCGGCAGCAGCTTGACGAGCTTGATACGCGCCTCGGAACGGCGGCGGAACGGTTCCACGGCCAGTTCCGGGCGCGGCTGGAGCGGCTGGAGAGTACGCTGCTTGCGCTTGATCCGCGCCGCCAGCTTGAACGCGGCTATGCGATTTTGTTCGACCCTGCGCAGGAGAAGCCGGTGACGAGCGCCGCGAATGTGGCGGCCGGAACCCGGCTCGTCGCCCGGCTGGCCGACGGCAGTTTGAATGTGACGGTTGACCGGCCGGGCAGCGTACCGCCGCCGCCTTTCGCTGCGGTCTGA
- a CDS encoding catalase, with product MMQNQKTLTTANGNSVYGGPVSGSTGCTLVQDGPPIEKPARFDRERIPERAVRAGGAGAFGYFKVTNDLSKYTRARLFGKAGGKTELFARFSTDGGERSPADPVRDPRGFAVKFYTEEGNYDLVGSNMPVFFIRDAIKFPDFIRTRQRNSGSNLKDATMFWDFLSLAPESLHQVTILFSDRGTPASYQEMDGYSSHAFMWYNDRNEYVWVKYHFKAATGFRAPDAGQAEEPAKADPGLAARKLYEAIERGDFPKWKLYVQIMTPEQAKASRFDPFDVTKVWYHADFPLIELGEMVLDRNPDHYFQNVGLAAFNPANFVPGIGPSPDKLLLGRLFAGGDMQDGPEPGQAFTPPAIDISGSIARHDIDPEDIDFEQPGELYRRVLGDKDKTHLVANIAGHLCYAKKNIQLRQCALFYKADREYGTRVANALRLELDTVRHLSMMSQDQRVKLTL from the coding sequence ATGATGCAGAATCAGAAGACTTTGACGACCGCAAACGGAAATTCCGTGTACGGAGGCCCGGTCTCCGGTTCGACCGGCTGTACCCTGGTGCAGGATGGCCCCCCGATTGAAAAACCCGCCCGCTTCGACCGTGAACGGATTCCGGAGCGGGCCGTCCGCGCCGGAGGCGCCGGTGCGTTCGGTTACTTCAAAGTCACGAACGATCTCTCGAAATACACCCGGGCGCGCCTGTTCGGCAAGGCCGGCGGAAAGACCGAACTTTTCGCCCGTTTTTCGACGGACGGCGGTGAACGCAGCCCGGCCGACCCAGTCCGCGATCCGCGCGGATTCGCGGTCAAATTCTATACCGAAGAGGGCAATTATGATCTGGTCGGCAGCAACATGCCGGTCTTTTTCATCCGCGACGCGATCAAATTCCCGGACTTCATCCGCACCCGGCAGCGGAATTCCGGCAGCAATCTCAAGGACGCAACCATGTTCTGGGATTTCCTGTCGCTGGCGCCGGAGTCGCTGCATCAGGTGACGATCCTGTTTTCGGACCGCGGCACGCCCGCCTCCTATCAGGAGATGGACGGCTATTCCAGCCACGCCTTCATGTGGTACAACGACAGGAACGAGTATGTGTGGGTCAAATATCACTTCAAGGCCGCGACCGGATTCCGGGCGCCGGACGCCGGGCAGGCGGAAGAGCCGGCGAAAGCGGACCCGGGTCTCGCCGCACGGAAGCTTTATGAGGCGATCGAGCGCGGCGACTTCCCGAAATGGAAACTCTATGTGCAGATCATGACGCCGGAGCAGGCCAAAGCCTCCCGCTTCGATCCGTTCGACGTCACGAAGGTCTGGTACCATGCCGACTTCCCGCTCATCGAGCTCGGCGAAATGGTGCTCGACCGCAATCCGGATCATTATTTCCAGAATGTCGGGCTGGCGGCTTTCAATCCGGCGAATTTCGTTCCCGGCATCGGTCCGTCGCCCGACAAGCTGCTGCTGGGGCGGCTGTTCGCCGGCGGCGACATGCAGGACGGACCGGAGCCCGGCCAGGCGTTCACGCCGCCCGCGATCGACATCTCGGGCAGTATCGCGCGCCACGACATCGATCCGGAGGACATCGACTTCGAGCAGCCCGGCGAACTTTACCGCCGTGTGCTCGGCGACAAGGATAAAACGCATCTCGTCGCCAACATCGCCGGACACCTCTGTTATGCGAAGAAGAACATTCAGCTCCGTCAGTGTGCGCTGTTCTACAAGGCGGACCGCGAATACGGCACCCGGGTGGCGAATGCGCTGAGACTTGAACTCGACACGGTGCGGCATCTCTCCATGATGTCGCAGGACCAGCGGGTCAAGCTCACGCTGTAA